In Caloenas nicobarica isolate bCalNic1 chromosome 5, bCalNic1.hap1, whole genome shotgun sequence, a single genomic region encodes these proteins:
- the CEND1 gene encoding cell cycle exit and neuronal differentiation protein 1, producing MDSKGNVRSGNKPDAKAPSSGKPEKPNPGPAVNADKKETPKEQPAPATATSVAKKAGGDAAVVNNHSNLKPSTETQEATGQSPDSDHKGNSSEESPGSIFDNMKPLIIVGGVAVAALAVVVGVAFLARKK from the coding sequence ATGGATTCCAAAGGCAACGTCCGAAGCGGAAACAAGCCCGACGCCAAGGCCCCCAGCTCTGGGAAGCCAGAAAAGCCCAACCCTGGGCCCGCCGTGAATGCAGACAAGAAGGAGACGCCCAAGGAGCAGCCTGCTCCTGCCACCGCCACCTCTGTCGCCAAGAAGGCCGGCGGCGACGCTGCCGTCGTGAACAACCACAGCAACCTCAAACCCAGCACGGAGACGCAAGAGGCCACGGGCCAGTCCCCTGACTCTGACCACAAGGGAAACAGCTCCGAGGAGTCACCAGGCAGCATCTTCGACAACATGAAGCCCTTGATCATCGTGGGAGGAGTGGCGGTGGCTGCGCTCGCTGTGGTTGTGGGAGTGGCGTTCCTAGCCCggaaaaaatga